In the Colletotrichum lupini chromosome 1, complete sequence genome, one interval contains:
- a CDS encoding TAM domain methyltransferase: MAETASHTASSPAEPVSDPAVSPAQGGVSIAAAPLEVDDKSSTTDDASTIDDRISSYTASLTSSVVDYPEEYGRTYHAFRAGSYNFPNDEREMDRLDLTHTMIFKAIGNKFFLAPIKAEVTHRILDIGTGTGIWAIEIADLFPNAEIFGNDLSPIQPAWVPPNVRFEIDDVESAWVVNEKYDFIFTRYMAASIADWPKLVHRVYENLAPNGWAEFQDMSVLYACDDGTLTEKHAIMKWDRLFIEACKMLGREDSPGPKLEGWVREAPFKNVVHQHFKIPLGPWAKDAHNKDLGMCNLAQTLEGLDAFTLKLFIGVLGWTRDEVMVLLAKVRQELKSGAFHAYLNYHVVYGQKIEEEEEAAAED; the protein is encoded by the exons ATGGCTGAAACGGCATCGCACACAGCAAGCAGTCCAGCTGAGCCAGTCTCAGACCCCGCTGTGTCACCGGCACAAGGCGGAGTTTCAATCGCGGCAGCACCCTTGGAAGTAGATGATAAATCTAGC ACCACCGATGATGCATCTACTATCGACGACCGAAT CTCTTCATACACAGCCTCTTTGACATCAAGTGTTGTAGACTACCCGGAAGAGTATGGTCGAACATATCATGCTTTCCGGGCAGGAT CATACAACTTTCCAAACGATGAG AGAGAGATGGATCGTCTAGACTTGACGCATACCATGATTTTCAAGGCCATCGGCAACAAGTTCTTCCTCGCCCCCATCAAGGCTGAGGTGACGCACCGCATCCTCGATATAGGAACCGGTACCGGAATCT GGGCCATCGAGATTGCCGACTTGTTTCCAAACGCCGAG ATCTTTGGGAACGATCTGAGCCCGATACAACCAGCTTG GGTGCCGCCGAACGTCAGATTCGAGATTGACGATGTCGAAAGCGCTTGGGTTGTCAACGAGAAATACGACTTTATTTTCACGCGATACATGGCTGCTTCAATCGCAGATTGGCCGAAGCTGGTCCATAGAGTATATGA AAACCTCGCGCCAAACGGCTGGGCTGAATTCCAAGACATGAGCGTTCTCTACGCGTGCGATGACGGAACACTGACCGAGAAGCATGCAATCATGAAGTGGGACCGTCTTTTCATCGAGGCTTGCAAAATGCTGGGGCGCGAAGACTCCCCTGGCCCCAAACTCGAGGGTTGGGTTCGTGAAGCTCCCTTCAAGAATGTGGTTCACCAGCACTTCAAGATTCCTCTGGGTCCATGGGCCAAGGACGCGCACAACAAGGATCTTGGAATGTGCAATCTTGCTCAAACTCTCGAGGGCCTCGATGCATTCACCTTGAAGCTGTTCATTGGGGTGCTTGGATGGACTAGGGATGAGGTGATGGTGCTGTTAGCCAAGGTTCGCCAAGAATTGAAGAGTGGTGCTTTCCACGCATACCTTAACTA CCACGTCGTTTACGGACAGAAGattgaagaggaagaggaagcagCTGCGGAGGACTAA
- a CDS encoding glycosyl hydrolase family 18, which translates to MKLLQSLITMGGILSTAVRPSTAAPTNITERGLQGYTNAVYFTIWQVVIRPEPQNLPASQITNVLYAFMNLRATGEVYTADTYADLEKHYPTDSWNDVGTNAYGCVKQLYLLKKANRRMKVMLSIGGWTWSTNFPAAASTPEGRALLAQSSVKLMKDWGFDGIDIDWEYPADATEAANMVLLLQAVRSELDSYAAQYTPGYHYLLTIASPAGPSHYNVMNLKAISDVIDAFNLMAYDYAGSWDANSGHQANLYPNPSNPSSTPFSTDAAVNDYLAAGVPAAKIVLGMPIYGRSFEQTNGIGQPFTGIGSGSWENGVWDYKALPRAGATELYDATAVASYSYDPAAKELISYDTPAVVRTKVSYLTGKGLGGSMFWEASGDRTDSGSLLATSFNALGGASTQDQSLNQLSYPNSQYDNIRAGVPGG; encoded by the exons ATGAAGCTTCTTCAATCATTAATCACTATGGGTGGCATACTTTCAACAGCTGTGCGCCCCTCCACGGCGGCGCCGACGAACATCACGGAGCGAGGTCTCCAAGGCTACACAAATGCAGTCTACTTCACTATTTGGCAAGTTGTTATTAGACCTGAG CCCCAGAATCTTCCAGCATCGCAGATCACCAATGTCCTCTATGCCTTCATGAATCTTCGCGCGACTGGTGAAGT TTACACTGCCGATACCTACGCCGATTTGGAGAAGCACTATCCTACTGATT CTTGGAACGATGTCGGCACGAACGCCTACGGCTGCGTCAAACAGCTTTACCTTTTGAAGAAGGCCAACCGCCGCATGAAGGTCATGCTTAGTATTGGAGGCTGGACATGGTCGACCAACTTCCCCGCTGCCGCTAGCACGCCCGAAGGCCGAGCCCTCCTTGCTCAGTCCTCTGTCAAACTCATGAAAGACTGGGGCTTCGACGGCATCGATATTGACTGGGAGTATCCAGCCGACGCCACCGAAGCAGCTAACATGGTACTCCTGCTCCAAGCAGTCAGAAGCGAGCTGGACTCCTACGCCGCCCAATACACTCCCGGCTATCACTACCTTTTGACTATTGCTTCACCTGCTGGCCCCAGTCACTACAACGTCATGAATCTCAAAGCGATCTCTGATGTCATTGATGCGTTCAACTTGATGGCATACGATTATGCCGGTTCCTGGGATGCCAATAGCGGCCATCAGGCGAACTTGTACCCGAACCCGAGCAACCCCTCGTCGACGCCATTCTCCACTGATGCTGCTGTCAACGATTACCTCGCAGCCGGCGTACCAGCCGCAAAGATCGTACTCGGCATGCCCATCTACGGTCGCTCGTTCGAACAGACCAACGGCATCGGCCAGCCGTTTACCGGTATCGGGAGCGGTTCCTGGGAGAACGGAGTGTGGGACTACAAGGCTCTTCCCCGAGCGGGCGCCACCGAGCTGTACGATGCCACGGCGGTTGCCTCCTACAGCTACGATCCGGCCGCCAAAGAGCTTATCTCTTATGACACCCCAGCCGTAGTGCGGACCAAGGTCTCATACCTGACAGGCAAGGGCCTCGGTGGTTCCATGTTCTGGGAGGCGAGCGGCGACAGAACTGACAGTGGAAGTCTTCTGGCGACTAGCTTCAATGCTCTCGGTGGCGCGAGCACCCAGGACCAGAGTCTCAATCAGCTGAGCTACCCTAACAGTCAGTACGACAACATCCGCGCGGGTGTACCAGGCGGTTGA